In one window of Macrobrachium nipponense isolate FS-2020 chromosome 2, ASM1510439v2, whole genome shotgun sequence DNA:
- the LOC135221171 gene encoding uncharacterized protein LOC135221171, whose product MFKDKQEKDRIYVNRIGWRPANHNQIRGRKHQKGPLIQVPCSVIDNEGNMEEEINNRIQCGWNNWRKVSSVICDSKVPIRLMGRVHKAEVRPAMTFGFWIRSSTTKENRGQQVGRSRDEDIRWMSGVTKLDRVRNEYIRGTLMITEASKKVEEAKLKWYGHMMRRGE is encoded by the coding sequence atgtTTAAGgataagcaggaaaaagacagaatatatgtcaACCGAATTGGATGGCGACCAGCAAACCACAATCAAATTAGGgggaggaaacatcaaaagggtccATTAATTCAAGTACCTtgctcagtgattgacaatgaggggaacatggaagaggaaattaacaaccggattcagtgtggttggaacaactggaggaaggtgtccAGCGTCATATGTGATAGtaaagtccctataagattaatgggcagagtgcacaaggcagaggtcagaccagcaatgacatttggattttggattagaagcagcaccactaaagaaaacagagggcagCAAGTTGGACGTAGCCGAGATGAGGATAttaggtggatgagtggagtaaccaaactggacagggttagaaatgaataTATTAGGGGTACATTGATgatcactgaagcatcaaagaaagtggaagaggcaaagttaaaaTGGTATGGTCATATGATGAGAAGAGGAGAGTAA